In Erigeron canadensis isolate Cc75 chromosome 6, C_canadensis_v1, whole genome shotgun sequence, the following are encoded in one genomic region:
- the LOC122605826 gene encoding ankyrin repeat-containing protein At5g02620-like has protein sequence MDSPVATKKLYQSLSRNKTMEKKDDTSLHIAVRAGDIDAAFRILSSYDEQKLDEFLSKKNQSGETALYVAAEYGCVDLVREMIKHYDSEAASIKANNAFDAFHIAAKEGNIDVLKILMEMNSDLSMTFDQNNTTALHTASEQGHFEVVDYLLENNSSLASIARNNLKTALHSCARQGHLEVVKVLSQKVPAIVGRADRKGQTALHMAAKGHNVEVVNALIAADNALINVVDKKDNTALHISARKGRTQIVLALLNNKGTINKEVINKYGETALDTAEKFGHSEIALILHEHGVPKARSMKNIPPPLTPKTRELKQTVSDIKHGVHNQLKHVLKTEKNVKGMRKRINKMHLEGLNNAINSTTIVAVLIATVTFAALFQLPGLYVDNPQKIPIGFSLGEANIASKPEFIVFLISDSLALFISLALVVVQMSIVVVEKRAKKQVMQYINKLMWLACVFVSVAFLALSFVVVGSDKWLAVGVTVIGSMTLASTLGTMCYWVIRHRIESSNIRSRRLERSSKSLSGSVSPPTDSETDDCKRVYAI, from the exons ATGGATTCTCCAGTGGCAACGAAGAAATTGTATCAAAGTTTAAGTAGAAACAAGACTATGGAGAAAAAAGATGATACTTCTTTACATATTGCAGTCAGGGCAGGAGATATAGATGCTGCTTTTAGAATATTGAGTAGTTATGATGAGCAAAAGTTAGATGAATTTTTGTCAAAGAAGAATCAATCGGGTGAAACCGCGTTATATGTTGCTGCTGAGTATGGTTGTGTTGATTTGGTGAGAGAGATGATCAAGCATTATGACTCTGAGGCTGCAAGTATCAAGGCAAATAATGCCTTTGATGCCTTTCATATTGCCGCGAAAGAAGGAAATATTG ATGTATTGAAGATTCTTATGGAAATGAATTCAGACCTTTCGATGACTTTTGATCAAAATAACACCACAGCATTGCATACTGCTTCAGAACAAGGCCATTTCGAGGTCGTGGATTATCTCTTGGAGAATAATAGTAGCCTGGCTAGCATTGCAAGAAACAACCTGAAAACCGCTCTACATTCATGTGCAAGACAGGGTCATTTAGAGGTGGTAAAAGTACTTTCACAGAAAGTACCAGCTATTGTTGGTAGAGCAGATAGGAAGGGACAAACGGCTCTCCATATGGCGGCTAAGGGACACAATGTTGAGGTTGTTAACGCACTTATTGCAGCCGATAATGCATTGATAAATGTGGTTGACAAAAAGGATAACACTGCACTGCATATTAGTGCAAGAAAGGGCCGGACACAG ATTGTCTTGGCATTGTTAAATAACAAGGGAACAATCAACAAAGAAGTCATTAACAAATATGGAGAAACAGCTCTTGACACGGCTGAGAAATTTGGGCACTCAGAAATCGCGCTCATCTTACATGAACATGGAGTCCCAAAAGCCAGATCCATGAAAAACATACCCCCACCATTAACACCAAAAACCCGTGAATTAAAACAAACAGTAAGTGATATCAAACACGGAGTTCATAACCAGCTCAAACACGTActgaaaactgaaaaaaacgTAAAAGGAATGAGAAAAAGGATCAACAAAATGCATCTTGAAGGTCTCAACAATGCAATCAATTCCACCACAATTGTTGCAGTTTTGATTGCAACGGTTACTTTTGCCGCCCTTTTTCAATTACCCGGTCTATATGTTGATAACCCACAAAAAATACCAATAGGGTTTTCTTTAGGAGAAGCAAACATAGCTTCAAAACCAGAATTCATCGTTTTCTTGATCTCTGACTCTTTAGCACTCTTTATATCACTTGCATTGGTGGTAGTTCAAATGTCTATCGTGGTAGTGGAGAAAAGAGCAAAGAAACAGGTGATGCAATATATCAATAAGTTAATGTGGTTAGCCTGTGTGTTTGTTTCAGTTGCGTTTCTTGCGCTGTCTTTTGTTGTTGTCGGAAGTGACAAATGGTTGGCGGTTGGGGTCACAGTTATTGGGTCAATGACATTGGCGTCAACGTTAGGGACAATGTGTTATTGGGTTATTAGGCATAGAATTGAATCTAGTAACATAAGGAGCCGCAGACTTGAAAGGAGTAGCAAATCGCTCTCTGGGTCGGTGTCACCGCCCACAGACTCTGAAACTGATGATTGCAAGAGAGTGTATGCTATTTGA
- the LOC122605786 gene encoding probable membrane-associated kinase regulator 4, with protein sequence MAANLLSCNYEDEEFIDMEVSSSSHSNIPSKSREFEFQMSSSNVHLNSPADELFYKGKLLPLHLPPRAQMVKSLLQNTKFKQDQEHQQQQEEEFITFSTPMVQSCNISPSESCRVSTELTPDEYFFEWSTELTGFIGDHPKKYHGPWSKKLRLIKQSSITQKLKASRSYFKSLFNKSACGTDGNPCAKQEVEQDYCENNFLKKYLKVTKKSGYGQVQTGRYPTLANVLKGIEEQSNEDVFDTNCSHRKSFSGAIKRKCSSTSNSNSTSTSSSSSSSSSSSSSSSSFNYSNGLFESHILKRNSNASSELDGSIEAAIDHCKKSQQVFNSTKPVLIPKCTL encoded by the coding sequence ATGGCTGCAAATCTTTTATCATGCAACTATGAAGATGAAGAGTTTATAGATATGGAAGTAAGTTCTTCATCACATTCAAATATTCCATCAAAAAGTAGAGAATTTGAATTCCAAATGTCATCATCCAATGTACATTTAAATTCACCAGCTGATGAGCTTTTTTACAAAGGTAaacttcttccacttcacctccctCCAAGAGCACAAATGGTTAAATCACTTTTACAAAATACTAAATTCAAACAAGATCAAgaacatcaacaacaacaagaagaagaatTCATTACATTTTCTACACCAATGGTTCAATCATGCAACATATCTCCTTCTGAATCATGCAGGGTCAGTACTGAATTAACCCCAGATGAATATTTCTTTGAATGGTCAACCGAATTAACCGGATTCATTGGTGATCACCCAAAAAAGTACCATGGTCCATGGTCAAAAAAGCTTAGGTTAATCAAACAATCTTCAATAACTCAAAAGCTtaaagcttcaagaagctattTCAAATCTTTGTTTAACAAGTCTGCTTGTGGAACAGATGGTAACCCATGTGCTAAACAAGAAGTTGAGCAAGATTATTGTGAAAacaatttcttgaaaaagtaCTTAAAAGTGACCAAAAAAAGTGGTTATGGACAAGTCCAAACAGGAAGATATCCAACATTGGCAAATGTACTAAAGGGCATTGAAGAACAAAGCAATGAGGATGTTTTTGATACTAATTGTAGCCATAGGAAGTCTTTTTCAGGTGCAATTAAGAGAAAATGTTCATCAACATCAAATTCAAATTCAacatcaacttcatcatcatcatcatcatcatcatcatcttcatcttcatcatcttcatttaaTTATTCTAATGGGCTTTTTGAGTCACATATCTTAAAGAGGAATAGCAATGCTAGTTCAGAGCTTGATGGTTCTATTGAAGCAGCCATTGATCATTGTAAAAAATCACAACAGGTTTTTAATTCAACAAAACCTGTTTTAATTCCAAAGTGTACCTTGTAA